The following proteins are encoded in a genomic region of Hippocampus zosterae strain Florida chromosome 2, ASM2543408v3, whole genome shotgun sequence:
- the LOC127592081 gene encoding rho GTPase-activating protein 6-like isoform X3, with product MGDAVFLDRQNSYLGDFTWNSLSGQSVRLTPVAIQSLSELERARLQEVAYARLHHDYDVGCQITVPKDGQKRKKSLRRKLDSLSKEKSKDKEGVPQAFSIPLSQVIANDRTHRQRQDGYRQDPPQREDHKDSSDLVSSILQFATKRSSNKELSSSNSSLSSTSETANESTSPNTPEAAPRVRRRGGMSVDSITDLDDNQSRLLEALQLSLPAETPSKKEKHRDKRLSLNPIYRQVPRVVDSCCRHIEKYGLQTVGIFRVGSSKKRVRQLREEFDRGVDVHLDEEHSVHDVAALLKEFLRDMPDPLLTKELYTAFINTTLLDLEEQQSVMQLLVYLLPASNSDTLHRLLAFLSTVADHAHDRQDKDRQEIVGNKMTPLNLATIFGPNLLHKLKSSDKEFSVQSSARAEESTAVIATLQKMIASYQTLFMVPPDLQNEVLMSLLETDPDVVDYLLRRKASQSTDLLHSEEPFALSERRSSSDSNKPSSGEVSPYDNNSPILSERRGDTGKPGGTLMAGWAGESGTDGRVGADCISEEHANIWGTWHATLKPALKDQTFTGSHGNVSEGSPRSSQEGPDGLHSDSRHQLMAPPTRTLPGIAECRPHLPLTRVCTSPHLQPAIDRSAQVLEHAHGACTSSGLKGWVNANESGRFPPPYHAHHHLAVSQSSPGLAAAQQHPLQHKRSGAEQRNSDGTVMPHSPEWQDWQRDRWQIWQLLSSDSADTLPETLV from the exons CCTGTCCGAACTGGAGAGGGCCCGGCTCCAGGAAGTGGCCTATGCCCGTTTGCACCATGACTATGACGTTGGATGCCAGATTACTGTGCCAAAAG ATGGACAGAAGAGGAAAAAGTCACTGCGGAGGAAACTGGATTCTTTATCCAAAGAGAAGAGTAAAGACAAAG AGGGTGTTCCTCAGGCCTTCAGTATACCCCTCTCACAGGTCATCGCAAATGACAGGACGCATAGGCAACGCCAGGACGGCTATCGTCAGGATCCGCCGCAGCGAGAGGATCACAAGGACTCGTCTGACCTTGTCTCTTCCATTCTCCAG TTTGCGACAAAGCGATCGTCTAATAAGGAGCTCTCTAGCAGTAACTCCTCATTGAGCTCCACGTCAGAAACAGCGAATGAGTCAACGTCGCCCAACACGCCTGAGGCTGCACCACGAGTGCGCAGACGG GGTGGAATGTCGGTGGATTCGATCACGGATTTGGACGACAACCAGTCCCGCCTGCTGGAGGCGCTGCAGCTCTCCCTGCCTGCCGAGACACCGAGTAAGAAGGAGAAACACAGGGACAAACGGCTGAGCCTCAATCCGATATACCGGCAGGTTCCGCGTGTAGTTGACAGCTGCTGCCGACACATTGAGAAATACG GTTTGCAGACAGTGGGGATTTTCAGGGTGGGAAGTTCAAAGAAAAGAGTTCGACAG TTACGAGAGGAGTTTGACCGTGGCGTTGATGTCCATTTAGATGAGGAGCACAGCGTTCATGACGTGGCAGCTTTGTTGAAGGAGTTCCTGAGGGACATGCCTGACCCACTTCTCACCAAGGAGCTCTATACCGCCTTCATAAACACGACAT TGTTGGATCTAGAGGAGCAGCAAAGTGTCATGCAGCTACTGGTGTACCTGCTCCCAGCATCCAACAGCGACACACTCCACCGTCTCTTGGCGTTCCTTTCCACCGTGGCCGACCACGCTCATGATAGGCAAGACAAAgacagacaggag ATCGTGGGGAACAAGATGACTCCTTTAAACCTCGCCACCATCTTCGGCCCCAACCTGCTGCATAAACTAAAATCTTCAGACAAGGAATTCAGCGTCCAGAGCTCAGCCCGGGCCGAGGAGAGCACAGCTGTCATCGCCACGCTACAGAAAATGATCGCCAGCTACCAGACCCTCTTCATG GTCCCGCCTGACCTGCAAAATGAAGTTTTAATGAGTCTGCTGGAGACGGACCCCGATGTGGTGGACTACCTCCTGAGACGAAAAGCGTCACA GAGTACCGATCTACTCCACTCTGAGGAGCCCTTCGCCCTGAGCGAACGCCGCTCCTCCAGCGATTCCAACAAGCCGTCCAGCGGGGAGGTGTCCCCTTATGACAACAACTCCCCCATCCTGAGCGAACGTAGAGGGGACACAGGGAAGCCAGGCGGTACACTGATGGCAGGCTGGGCCGGCGAGTCAGGAACCGACGGCAGGGTGGGAGCAG ACTGTATCTCGGAGGAACATGCTAACATTTGGGGTACGTGGCACGCGACTCTCAAACCAGCACTCAAGGACCAGACTTTTACAG GTTCCCATGGCAACGTGTCCGAGGGAAGCCCCCGCAGCTCACAGGAAGGACCTGATGGACTCCACAGTGACAGCAGACACCAGCTGATGGCGCCGCCGACGAGGACGCTGCCTGGCATTGCTGAGTGCAGACCCCACTTGCCACTGACCCGCGTATGCACGAGTCCTCACCTGCAGCCAGCCATCGATCGGTCTGCGCAGGTCCTCGAGCACGCCCACGGAGCCTGCACGTCATCGGGATTGAAAGGCTGGGTAAACGCAAACGAAAGCGGCCGGTTCCCTCCTCCTTATCACGCTCATCACCACCTGGCCGTTAGCCAAAGTTCACCTGGGCTTGCCGCAGCGCAGCAGCACCCCCTGCAGCACAAGAGGTCAGGTGCCGAGCAGAGAAACTCGGATGGGACCGTGATGCCGCACAGCCCGGAGTGGCAGGACTGGCAGCGGGACCGCTGGCAAATATGGCAGCTGCTCTCTTCAGACAGCGCAGACACGCTACCGGAGACACTTGTGTGA
- the LOC127592081 gene encoding rho GTPase-activating protein 6-like isoform X2: MCPLSAVSVFTLITSFLKHTLTWIEQPADLMGDFTWNSLSGQSVRLTPVAIQSLSELERARLQEVAYARLHHDYDVGCQITVPKDGQKRKKSLRRKLDSLSKEKSKDKEGVPQAFSIPLSQVIANDRTHRQRQDGYRQDPPQREDHKDSSDLVSSILQFATKRSSNKELSSSNSSLSSTSETANESTSPNTPEAAPRVRRRGGMSVDSITDLDDNQSRLLEALQLSLPAETPSKKEKHRDKRLSLNPIYRQVPRVVDSCCRHIEKYGLQTVGIFRVGSSKKRVRQLREEFDRGVDVHLDEEHSVHDVAALLKEFLRDMPDPLLTKELYTAFINTTLLDLEEQQSVMQLLVYLLPASNSDTLHRLLAFLSTVADHAHDRQDKDRQEIVGNKMTPLNLATIFGPNLLHKLKSSDKEFSVQSSARAEESTAVIATLQKMIASYQTLFMVPPDLQNEVLMSLLETDPDVVDYLLRRKASQSTDLLHSEEPFALSERRSSSDSNKPSSGEVSPYDNNSPILSERRGDTGKPGGTLMAGWAGESGTDGRVGADCISEEHANIWGTWHATLKPALKDQTFTGSHGNVSEGSPRSSQEGPDGLHSDSRHQLMAPPTRTLPGIAECRPHLPLTRVCTSPHLQPAIDRSAQVLEHAHGACTSSGLKGWVNANESGRFPPPYHAHHHLAVSQSSPGLAAAQQHPLQHKRSGAEQRNSDGTVMPHSPEWQDWQRDRWQIWQLLSSDSADTLPETLV; this comes from the exons CCTGTCCGAACTGGAGAGGGCCCGGCTCCAGGAAGTGGCCTATGCCCGTTTGCACCATGACTATGACGTTGGATGCCAGATTACTGTGCCAAAAG ATGGACAGAAGAGGAAAAAGTCACTGCGGAGGAAACTGGATTCTTTATCCAAAGAGAAGAGTAAAGACAAAG AGGGTGTTCCTCAGGCCTTCAGTATACCCCTCTCACAGGTCATCGCAAATGACAGGACGCATAGGCAACGCCAGGACGGCTATCGTCAGGATCCGCCGCAGCGAGAGGATCACAAGGACTCGTCTGACCTTGTCTCTTCCATTCTCCAG TTTGCGACAAAGCGATCGTCTAATAAGGAGCTCTCTAGCAGTAACTCCTCATTGAGCTCCACGTCAGAAACAGCGAATGAGTCAACGTCGCCCAACACGCCTGAGGCTGCACCACGAGTGCGCAGACGG GGTGGAATGTCGGTGGATTCGATCACGGATTTGGACGACAACCAGTCCCGCCTGCTGGAGGCGCTGCAGCTCTCCCTGCCTGCCGAGACACCGAGTAAGAAGGAGAAACACAGGGACAAACGGCTGAGCCTCAATCCGATATACCGGCAGGTTCCGCGTGTAGTTGACAGCTGCTGCCGACACATTGAGAAATACG GTTTGCAGACAGTGGGGATTTTCAGGGTGGGAAGTTCAAAGAAAAGAGTTCGACAG TTACGAGAGGAGTTTGACCGTGGCGTTGATGTCCATTTAGATGAGGAGCACAGCGTTCATGACGTGGCAGCTTTGTTGAAGGAGTTCCTGAGGGACATGCCTGACCCACTTCTCACCAAGGAGCTCTATACCGCCTTCATAAACACGACAT TGTTGGATCTAGAGGAGCAGCAAAGTGTCATGCAGCTACTGGTGTACCTGCTCCCAGCATCCAACAGCGACACACTCCACCGTCTCTTGGCGTTCCTTTCCACCGTGGCCGACCACGCTCATGATAGGCAAGACAAAgacagacaggag ATCGTGGGGAACAAGATGACTCCTTTAAACCTCGCCACCATCTTCGGCCCCAACCTGCTGCATAAACTAAAATCTTCAGACAAGGAATTCAGCGTCCAGAGCTCAGCCCGGGCCGAGGAGAGCACAGCTGTCATCGCCACGCTACAGAAAATGATCGCCAGCTACCAGACCCTCTTCATG GTCCCGCCTGACCTGCAAAATGAAGTTTTAATGAGTCTGCTGGAGACGGACCCCGATGTGGTGGACTACCTCCTGAGACGAAAAGCGTCACA GAGTACCGATCTACTCCACTCTGAGGAGCCCTTCGCCCTGAGCGAACGCCGCTCCTCCAGCGATTCCAACAAGCCGTCCAGCGGGGAGGTGTCCCCTTATGACAACAACTCCCCCATCCTGAGCGAACGTAGAGGGGACACAGGGAAGCCAGGCGGTACACTGATGGCAGGCTGGGCCGGCGAGTCAGGAACCGACGGCAGGGTGGGAGCAG ACTGTATCTCGGAGGAACATGCTAACATTTGGGGTACGTGGCACGCGACTCTCAAACCAGCACTCAAGGACCAGACTTTTACAG GTTCCCATGGCAACGTGTCCGAGGGAAGCCCCCGCAGCTCACAGGAAGGACCTGATGGACTCCACAGTGACAGCAGACACCAGCTGATGGCGCCGCCGACGAGGACGCTGCCTGGCATTGCTGAGTGCAGACCCCACTTGCCACTGACCCGCGTATGCACGAGTCCTCACCTGCAGCCAGCCATCGATCGGTCTGCGCAGGTCCTCGAGCACGCCCACGGAGCCTGCACGTCATCGGGATTGAAAGGCTGGGTAAACGCAAACGAAAGCGGCCGGTTCCCTCCTCCTTATCACGCTCATCACCACCTGGCCGTTAGCCAAAGTTCACCTGGGCTTGCCGCAGCGCAGCAGCACCCCCTGCAGCACAAGAGGTCAGGTGCCGAGCAGAGAAACTCGGATGGGACCGTGATGCCGCACAGCCCGGAGTGGCAGGACTGGCAGCGGGACCGCTGGCAAATATGGCAGCTGCTCTCTTCAGACAGCGCAGACACGCTACCGGAGACACTTGTGTGA